In the genome of Chrysemys picta bellii isolate R12L10 chromosome 19, ASM1138683v2, whole genome shotgun sequence, one region contains:
- the MIS12 gene encoding protein MIS12 homolog: MSVNPMAYEAQFFGFTPQTCMLRVYIAFQDYLFEMMLVVERVILKKLEGFPDSKISPFQIRKSTEKFLLFMKERFDHLFSKMEQMLLQLVLNIPKNVLLPEDKVHEQYPYSKEQFQTLQGEIDQLQKQYKVEVSAGQALLAELEEQKMVQAELEKTLQWFDGLENICREHGTSNLKESFAFLTQTSKKLQDILKEVEKKNKRLQKSSLHVV, from the coding sequence ATGTCAGTGAATCCTATGGCATATGAAGCCCAGTTCTTTGGTTTTACCCCTCAGACATGTATGCTTAGGGTCTACATTGCATTTCAAGACTACCTGTTTGAAATGATGCTGGTTGTGGAAAGAGTCATTCTGAAGAAACTAGAAGGCTTTCCTGACTCTAAGATCAGTCCATTCCAAATCCGTAAGAGCACAGagaaatttcttctcttcatgaaGGAGCGCTTTGATCACCTCTTCAGCAAAATGGAACAAATGCTTTTGCAGTTGGTGTTAAACATCCCTAAAAATGTTTTACTTCCTGAAGACAAGGTCCATGAGCAGTACCCCTACAGTAAGGAACAGTTTCAAACTCTTCAAGGTGAAATTGATCAACTACAGAAACAATACAAGGTCGAAGTGTCTGCTGGACAGGCCCTTTTAGCAGAATTAGAAGAACAGAAAATGGTTCAGGCAGAACTTGAGAAGACCCTCCAGTGGTTTGATGGGCTTGAGAACATATGCAGAGAGCACGGGACTAGCAATTTAAAGGAAAGCTTTGCATTCTTGACGCAAACTTCTAAGAAACTGCAAGATATACTAAAGGAagttgaaaagaaaaacaaaagattgCAAAAAAGTAGTCTCCATGTAGTGTAA